The genomic interval ATCATATTTAATGTTCTGACCAATTTTTTCGATTGCTGCATTCTCAAAAAACGGAATAAATTTGGCTGACAAAACCTTTGCTTCCTCCTGGTTTTCTGGAAACGGTACATAAAAACCTTTTCCTTTCTCCCAGGCGAACGAAATTCCGACCAACTCCGCATGCAAAGCATCTAATCCAGTAGTTTCGGTATCAAAACAAACAGAAGTCTGCTTTTGTAAATTTTGCAACAACAATTTTATTCCCAAATCACCTTGTACAATCTGGTAGGAGTGAGGCGTGTTTTCAAGTGTACTGTAAAATGATTGATGCGCGACTTCTGAATCTTGTCCCGAAGTAGTAGCCGAAAACAAGTCAAATTGGTCGTCGTTTTTCGGTTGTGGTTTTTTGTATAGTTTTGAGTCGTCAGCTGGCGCACCTTCAGTTGGTTCAGCCGAAGCTTGATTTCTAAAAATAGCGTCAAACTGCTCCGCCATTCTTCTAAACTCCAATTCGTTAAAAAGTTCATCCGTTTTCGCCACATCAGGAGTCGATAGCTCATAGTCTTTTTCGTCAAAAGTCACTGGGCAATCTAGTAAAATTGTAGCTAGTCTTTTCGATAAAAGTCCGAGTTCTTTATTTGCTTCAATTTTAAGTTTTATAGCACCTTTCAGTTCGTGGGTATTCTCCAAAAGGTTTTCCATCGAGCCATAAGCCGCCAAGAATTTCTTCGCCGTTTTCTCGCCTACACCAGGCAATCCCGGAATATTATCGGCAGCGTCACCCATCATTCCAAGAAAATCAATCACTTGTTCGGGTCTTTCGATTTCAAATTTGGCCAAAACCTCAGGAATTCCCCATATCTCAATGCCATTCCCCATACGGGCAGGCTTGTACATAAAGATGTTTTCAGACACCAATTGGGCAAAATCCTTATCCGGAGTCACCATATATACTTTGTAATTTTCCTTTTCTGCTTGTTTGGCAATGGTACCAATCAAATCATCGGCTTCAAAACCCGCAACTTCAATAATCGGAATGTGCATCGCATTTAGTAATGCCTGAATATAAGGAACTGCAATCTTAATCGCCTCGGGTGTCGCGTCACGATTCGCCTTGTATTCTGGGAAAATTTCGTTACGCAAAGCACTTCCACCTTTGTCAAACGCCACCGCCAAATGGTCGGGTTTCTCACGCTTAATTACATCCATCAACGAGTTCATAAACCCCATAATGGCAGACGTATCCATTCCCTTAGAGTTGATTCTCGGATTTTTTATAAAAGCATAATAGCCTCTAAAGATTAAAGCGTAGGCATCGAGTAAAAAAAGACGTTTTTGAGCAGACATAATAAAAATAATTTGGACGTAAAAATAAACAAAGCTTTTTAAAAACAGTCATTTTCGAGCTTCATTATTAAATTTGGTTCTTCTGGAAATATTGTGAAATTCATAAACTAATATAAATACTTCAATGATTTGTCAGTTCGAGGAGTAATTTTTATTCTAAAAAAAAGCAATATAAAATGACGTTATTTGAATGTTAGCACTTCTAATTCCCCTCTTGAGAGGGGCTAGGGGTGTGTTTTTTTAAGTATTTGTAAGTCAAGTATTTAAGCTAAAATATCATAGGAAGCGAAGTCGAGATGGGATAATGGGTCTCGACTTCGCTCGACTTGAGGAAAACTAGTACTGCTTACAATAACTCTTCTAATTTAAAATTTATTCTTTCACACAAATACCAAATAGAACCTTAAATTTTAAAAGAATCATTTGGGCGTGCCACCAAACCAAAAATGAGCCATTCTGTTTGTGGTCAGAGGCTCTTTTTTGTTTTGCTGTCGTGCTCCCGACGCTTCGGGACGTTGCAAGTTCTCAACAAGTTCCGCTGTCGCTTCACTTGTTTGCGGGCTTTACACTACAAAATGGTTCACTGAACACCTATTTATAATATAAATTAGGCGAAGTAATCACTCACGCAGGCTTGTGGTAAATGTTGAAGTTTTTTTTTGGATTTAATGTTTTGATATTAGTGTAAATAAAGAGGGTAGTAGGTAAACCAATTTTAATGTTTTTTCTCTAGTTGATCCACTGTAATAATTCTAAAAGTATGAGAGTTAACCGTGATTTTGATGTTCTTTTCAACGTTGGTAACATAAAAGTTTTTTCCGATTTTATTAAAAAACCGCTCTTCTGTTTCGGTAATAATATCCAAAAGTGTTTTTTCTATTTCAGCAATAGATAGATTTGTTTTTAGTTTCTTGTTTATTCTCCCATAAACAAGGTCGGTATAGGAAATATTATTTATAATTTCAGATTTGTTGATGCTCATTTTGTAGTTAATTTTTGATTATATTTGAAATGTTCGTCTTGTGTGAGGATACAAAACGGATTCGCTTTATTCCTCGCGTATGACTGCATTGACTGCTTACTTTTAAGTGAATTTAAATCAAATTCCATGTTTTAGGAACCCATGTTTTTTGTAATTTCTTCAATTTGATTTAATAAATCTTCAGGTTCAAAAGGTTTGTAAATAAAACCATTCATTCCGCTAGAAAATATTTTATTCTTCACTTCCATAAATACGGATGCTGATAAAGCTAAAATAGGGATTAAAGTGTTGAATTTCCGAATCTCCATCGAAGCTGTATATCCATCCATTACTGGCATTTGGATATCCATAAGTACAACATCGTATTTTTTCTTTTTGAACATGTCTACGGCAATTTGACCATCATATGCGACATCTACTATAAGTTGTTCTTTTTCGAGTATTTGTTTTGCCACCATGACATTTATTTTATTGTCTTCAACTAGTAATACTCTTTCTCCATTGAAATTATATTTTTTCTTTTGAGTAGGATGTATTAATTCTTGGTCCAATGTTAGTTTTAATTCTAAATCAAAATAAAATCGACTTCCTGAGCCTAATTTACTTTCAATTTTAATTTCAGAATTCATTGCCTCAATAATACTCTTGACAATAGGCAGGCCTAGACCGGTTCCTCCATAAATCCTATTAGTGTCTGTAGAGGCTTGTGTAAATGCCTCCCAAATTTCATCATGCTTATCTTCTGGAATACCTATTCCAGTATCGATTACTTCAGTATGCAATATTAGGCTGTGTTTTGTGAGTTGTTTACATGTTGTTATTAAAGTTACGGTTCCTTTATCGGTGAACTTTATTGCATTTGTGACGAGGTTGTTAATCACTTGATTGTACCGAATTATATCCATCCAAACAATAGGTAAAGTGTCATCAATTTCTAAATTCATAGAAATACCTTTTCGGAAGCAATTTGCTTCATGAATTTTTTTTATCTGCTTTATGGATGCCCCTATGTCAGTAGGTATTGGGTCTAATTCAACGACGTTAGATTCCATTTTGCTGTAATCTAGGACATTGTTTAAAAGATTCAGTAATATCTTCCCTGAATAATTTAAAGCTTCAATGTTTTCTAATTGGTCTTCTCTTGGATTAGTATCTCCCAAAATATATGAAAGGCCAATAACTGCATTAAGTGGCGTACGAATCTCATGACTCATTGTACTCAAAAATTTAGACTTTGAATTAGATGATTCAATGGCTTCTTCTCGTTTATCATGAATTTCGGAATAATAGCGTTCATTGTTTTTTGAAAATTGTATTAGTTGGTAGGTGATCAAAAAAACCGTACTAATAATTGAGATTGGGTACACAATTGTTGATGCAATAGTAGTATCCATTTTTGTTTCGGAAAATAGATTGAAATTAGTTATATGTAGTAGTGTCCAGAATATTGCTGAAAGTGCTGAAAAAAAGATAATATAGTTCTTCTCTCTTCTAAAGGAAAATATTGTGAAAGGAAGTCCTAATGGGTACATTAATATAAATTCAACACTTCCAGTTTTCCCTATAAAAGAGGCTGCTGCTGCTACACTTAAATTTAATGTGATAAGATAGAGTATTCTTGCCAGTGTAAAGTTGCCTTTTTTAGCTATAATAGCAGCCACAATGAATAGTATAGCGGAAGTTCCCGTATTGTAGCTTAAGATGTCCATTTTTAAAAAATTTAATAATAGACACCATATAATTGCTAGTGAAGCGGTAATTAAGGATAAAGAATATACCATTTTTACTCTTCTTATAGAGAATTCTGTATTTTTATTATTTTCTTCTTTCATAGGGATGGTAAATTTTCATCAATAAATGTATCATTTTTTAATTAGAGTACCTTGTTTTTGATTTTTTTTATGAAAATAAAAGAATATAAAGCTTGTTAAATTTTATTTTTTATGCTTTTTATCGATGTTTA from Flavobacterium ovatum carries:
- a CDS encoding DUF3781 domain-containing protein gives rise to the protein MSINKSEIINNISYTDLVYGRINKKLKTNLSIAEIEKTLLDIITETEERFFNKIGKNFYVTNVEKNIKITVNSHTFRIITVDQLEKKH
- a CDS encoding response regulator; amino-acid sequence: MDILSYNTGTSAILFIVAAIIAKKGNFTLARILYLITLNLSVAAAASFIGKTGSVEFILMYPLGLPFTIFSFRREKNYIIFFSALSAIFWTLLHITNFNLFSETKMDTTIASTIVYPISIISTVFLITYQLIQFSKNNERYYSEIHDKREEAIESSNSKSKFLSTMSHEIRTPLNAVIGLSYILGDTNPREDQLENIEALNYSGKILLNLLNNVLDYSKMESNVVELDPIPTDIGASIKQIKKIHEANCFRKGISMNLEIDDTLPIVWMDIIRYNQVINNLVTNAIKFTDKGTVTLITTCKQLTKHSLILHTEVIDTGIGIPEDKHDEIWEAFTQASTDTNRIYGGTGLGLPIVKSIIEAMNSEIKIESKLGSGSRFYFDLELKLTLDQELIHPTQKKKYNFNGERVLLVEDNKINVMVAKQILEKEQLIVDVAYDGQIAVDMFKKKKYDVVLMDIQMPVMDGYTASMEIRKFNTLIPILALSASVFMEVKNKIFSSGMNGFIYKPFEPEDLLNQIEEITKNMGS